Below is a window of Anaerotignum faecicola DNA.
CTGTATCCCTTTGTGAGTTCATTACTTTATTCCTTTACCAGCTACGACATTTTCCACAAACCTGAGTTTGTAGGTCTGGACAATTACGTGCGGCTGTTTACAAAGGACAAGGAATTCTGGAATTCTTTAACCGTTACCTTAAAATATACGTTTATTACGGTCCCCGGCAAGGTGGTGCTGGCTCTG
It encodes the following:
- a CDS encoding sugar ABC transporter permease; this encodes MANVSVKPRPNHGGWTKRNRIGFLYVCIWIFGFLVFQLYPFVSSLLYSFTSYDIFHKPEFVGLDNYVRLFTKDKEFWNSLTVTLKYTFITVPGKVVLAL